In Caballeronia sp. SBC1, the DNA window GATCCTCGCGGAGCTGGACGAAGTGGGCGCACTGCTCAGCGCGGGCCGCAGCGAGCTCTCGGGCCGTTTGTGTATCGCTGCGCCTACGCTGCTGGGCCGAACCGTCATCGCGCCGCTCCTGCCGTGCTTCCTTGCGCGCCACCCCGCAGTTTCGATCGAACTGCTGCTGGTCGACCGCGCCGTGAATCTCGTCGAGGAGGACATCCACCTCGCGATTCGCGTGGGCCGCCAGCCCGATTCAGCGCTCGTCGCACGCAAGCTCGGCGACGTGCGCATGATCGTTTGCGCCGCGCCGTCTTATATCGAGCGCCGCGGCGTGCCTTGCTCGCCTGATGAGCTGCGTCAGCACGACTGCCTCGTTTTCTCTGATCAGTCTGGCCCCGTCGATTGGCACTTCAAGTCCGCAGGCACTCGTCGTTCCGCCCGCATTACAGGCCGCCTCTGGGCTAACGCGCTCGACGTGCTCGCGGCCGCTGCGATCGACGGTGCGGGCATCGTGCGCGCTCCATCGTGGCAAGTGGCGGACGACATCGAGCGTGGCCGGCTACGGCGTATCCTTCAAGACTACGAACCAATGCATGCGCCCGTGAATGCGCTCTTCGAACGTTCGCGACGCACGTCGCCCTCTGTACGGGCCTTCCTCGACTACCTGATCGAAGCGACGAAAACGGGGCCACTCGCGGGCATGTCCCGCTTCGGCGAAGCGCATGGCCCGGCAAACGAGTGATACCGCATTGTGCAGGGCACCTATGCGGCGCTCACGCCCCGCTATAAGGTTGGCTCTCGCCAGACTCTCATCCGCCACGCAGATAACTGCCATACGCATCAGCCTGCAGCGTGCCGTCGGACGACTTGCGGGGACCTTGTCGATTTCGGGATTCAGGTGCGATGGGCAGGAACGATCAATCGAGTCAATGGACTTGAACTATTGTCGAGAGCGAATCGCCACGTACTACCAGATTTCGCTCGATGAACTGCTGCGCGAGCAGCGCGCGCCAGATCGAGCGGGCCGCGACGACGTCCGAACGACCGCTGCGGTTTTCAATGGGGCGTTGGGAGCTGATTGGTCAGCGGCTGCTCATGGCCGAACCCGCAAGTACGAGGTCAGCGTTGCTAGCCGCGGCAGCCGACCGGTGGCGAACTTCCGTGGTCGACCCAACTCGGACAACCGATGTCGCTGTTAGTCGATGTCCGTTCTTTGAGTACAAGGGTCATTGAAGACTCTCGTGAGCCTGCGTTGCACCGCCATTGTCTTCGCTCCACGAACTGGAGCCTGAAGCGAGAGCAAACCGGGCAGTGTACGTAACGATCATGCGAGATCAACAGTGCGCACGAACTTCAGCAGTTGGTCGCTGATCTCTGCGGCGGCCTCATGTTGTACCCAATGCCCCGTGTTATCGAGTTCGAGCCCGCCTACAAGGCCCGGTAAGCCAGCGCGAAGGTCGTCCAGGCTAAGCGGATAGAGCTCTTTGAGACCATCCGCCTTGCCCCAGATAAAAAACGACGGCTGACCGATCTTCGCGCCCTTCCACGGGGCGGACAAGGCGAAATACGGCTCCGCCGCGCGGTAGTAGTTCAACCCGCCGTGGAAACCGGTACGCTGAAATTCCGCAATGTTATGCGCGACGTAGTCCGGCGGCGCCCACGCAGGCAACGGTCCGGGTGCAGCACGATGAAGGCTCCGGGCCGGATCCATCGGGCTCCACTGCTCGCCGGCCGGCGCTGTACCCGATGCCCAATACAGAATGCCGGGAATGGTCACCGCGGCGTTCGCCCAGATTTCATCGGCGTCGGGCCGAATCTGCTCGAACATATAGAACTTGTTTTGATGCCCCGCCTTGCGCATCCTGTCGAAAACACTGACCTCTGCGCGCGGCACATAGGGGACACTGAGGCAGAATACCGCCGCGAATCTGTCCGGACGCATCAGTGCCGCGTTCCACGCATGCGTCGCGCCCCAGTCATGACCGACGAGGACGGCACGGGGAATCTCCAGCGCATCGAGTAGCCCGACCAGGTCGCCTGCAGTGTGCAACGGTGTGTACAGGCTCGCATCGGCCGGCGCCGAGCTTCGCCCATAACCTCGCATATCCGGGGCAATGGCTCGATACCCCGCCGACGCGATGACCTTCATCTGCTGGCGCCACGTATAGGAGGTGTCCGGAAAACCGTGGCAGAACAGCACGGCTGGCCCCTCCCCTTGCTCGGTCACGTGCAACGTGATGCCGTTGGTCGCAATGTCGTATTGTTTGACGCCATCGCTGGAATCTGAGGTTACGTCATCGGTATTCGAGGCGCTCATTTCATTCAACTCCTTTAGTCAACGTGAAGGACCGTATGCCGGTCGGAATGCGTCCGTGATGGCTACGACAGCCCCTTCTCCTCAAGCCAGGAGCGCATTGCCTGGACGAGTTCAGCCTTGTGTTCGAGCGGCAGCCAGTGGCCTGCGCCCACCGTCGTCACGGACAGATTCGTGCACGCGTTTCGCATGGGCTCGCCGAGAGCGCTGCGCGTGATGTCGCAGATGCCGTCGAATTCGCCATTCACGAACAGCACGGGCTGGGTCAGGCGACCGCTGTCGGGCGCACTTCGAGCGTAGGCGATGTTAGCGTCATCGTTCAGATACCAGGCGTTACCCGGACGAAAACCGGTGACACGGAACGCATCAACCAGCGCGTCGAAGTCAGCCGACGGCCAGAGCGCCGCGTCCGGCGCCACCGCCGGCGCGCGACGTGCCGAACCGAACCAGCCGCCATTGCGCGAGACCAGCGCAGAGCGATAGATCTGGCCCGCGGACTTCGGGTCTCCAGACCGATAGATCGCTGCCAGTGACGAAGCTATGTCGGCATTGAAGTCAATAACGGTCTGCTCGAAATGCGTCAGGTAGAAGCGGTAGTAGTCCCATTGCCCATCCGGATACTGATCGGCGGGATAGCGCGTCCGATCGACCAAACGCAGCAGAGTGCGCAACCCGAAACTCTCGGGCATATACGGAACGGAGACGAACACGACCGCGCGACTGCGCTTCGGGTGATGTGCAGCGAGTGCACCGGCCACCGGGCTTCCCAGATCGTGGCCGACCCATATTGCCGGACTCGCGCCCAGGTGGTCATGAAGCTCGACCATGTCGTCAACGATCTCCTGGAGCGCGTAGGCATCGGGCGCATCGGGTGTCGAGGAGCCGCCGTAGCCGCGCATGTCCGGCGCAATGCAGCGCCAGCCCGCCGACGCGAATGCCTCGATCTGCGCGCGCCACAGCAAACCAACGCCGGGCCAGCCATGGGAGAAGATCATTAATGGCCCCTCGGCAGGACCAGCCTCCCAATAGCGCGTGGAATGACGGGGCGAGGCGAAGGTGTGGGCGATCATGGCAGAAGAATCTCCGATGTACGGTCGTTCAGGAAGGACGTGGTCTTCGGTTTCAAATGCAGCGTGCGTTCGCAAACGCAGCCTGGCGCGCTTGCCGG includes these proteins:
- a CDS encoding LysR family transcriptional regulator, with the translated sequence MDRFDAMNVFVRVVEAGSLSAAARAIPMSLTSVSRHLSALETQFGMQLLRRTTRHIALTNEGRLFFERAKSILAELDEVGALLSAGRSELSGRLCIAAPTLLGRTVIAPLLPCFLARHPAVSIELLLVDRAVNLVEEDIHLAIRVGRQPDSALVARKLGDVRMIVCAAPSYIERRGVPCSPDELRQHDCLVFSDQSGPVDWHFKSAGTRRSARITGRLWANALDVLAAAAIDGAGIVRAPSWQVADDIERGRLRRILQDYEPMHAPVNALFERSRRTSPSVRAFLDYLIEATKTGPLAGMSRFGEAHGPANE
- a CDS encoding alpha/beta fold hydrolase — encoded protein: MSASNTDDVTSDSSDGVKQYDIATNGITLHVTEQGEGPAVLFCHGFPDTSYTWRQQMKVIASAGYRAIAPDMRGYGRSSAPADASLYTPLHTAGDLVGLLDALEIPRAVLVGHDWGATHAWNAALMRPDRFAAVFCLSVPYVPRAEVSVFDRMRKAGHQNKFYMFEQIRPDADEIWANAAVTIPGILYWASGTAPAGEQWSPMDPARSLHRAAPGPLPAWAPPDYVAHNIAEFQRTGFHGGLNYYRAAEPYFALSAPWKGAKIGQPSFFIWGKADGLKELYPLSLDDLRAGLPGLVGGLELDNTGHWVQHEAAAEISDQLLKFVRTVDLA
- a CDS encoding alpha/beta fold hydrolase, whose translation is MIAHTFASPRHSTRYWEAGPAEGPLMIFSHGWPGVGLLWRAQIEAFASAGWRCIAPDMRGYGGSSTPDAPDAYALQEIVDDMVELHDHLGASPAIWVGHDLGSPVAGALAAHHPKRSRAVVFVSVPYMPESFGLRTLLRLVDRTRYPADQYPDGQWDYYRFYLTHFEQTVIDFNADIASSLAAIYRSGDPKSAGQIYRSALVSRNGGWFGSARRAPAVAPDAALWPSADFDALVDAFRVTGFRPGNAWYLNDDANIAYARSAPDSGRLTQPVLFVNGEFDGICDITRSALGEPMRNACTNLSVTTVGAGHWLPLEHKAELVQAMRSWLEEKGLS